One Luteolibacter flavescens DNA segment encodes these proteins:
- the thiL gene encoding thiamine-phosphate kinase: MKRLRDLGEDALIARMLRGFPGGESLLVGPGDDCAVVDPGRGPLRLLKTDAIVEGVHFLPDTPAEKVGWKSVARVISDFAAMGGKPEHLLVTVAVDAEKPVAWMDGLYRGIRKCLATHGGVLAGGETSRLPDGALISVAGEGSVERRHLVLRSGGKPGDLVVVTGRLGGSIRGKHLTFTPRLAEAAWLVRHLRPSAMMDLSDGLAKDLPRLAAASGCGFEIDPGALPANRGCTRAQALGDGEDYELLFTVPPRRWRAAADQWPKGFPPLSIVGTLRPPGQGQGDALTGGWDHFSP, translated from the coding sequence ATGAAGCGCCTGCGCGATCTGGGCGAGGACGCCTTGATAGCCCGCATGCTGCGGGGCTTCCCCGGGGGCGAAAGTCTTTTGGTCGGCCCGGGCGATGACTGCGCGGTGGTCGATCCCGGTCGCGGCCCGCTGCGGCTGCTGAAGACGGATGCCATCGTGGAAGGCGTGCATTTCCTGCCGGACACCCCGGCGGAAAAGGTCGGCTGGAAGTCCGTGGCGCGCGTCATCAGCGACTTCGCCGCCATGGGCGGGAAGCCGGAGCACCTGCTCGTGACCGTGGCGGTGGATGCGGAAAAGCCGGTGGCCTGGATGGACGGGCTCTACCGCGGCATCCGCAAGTGCCTGGCCACCCACGGCGGCGTGCTGGCGGGCGGCGAGACCTCGCGGCTGCCAGACGGAGCGCTCATTTCCGTGGCGGGCGAGGGGAGCGTGGAGCGCCGCCACCTCGTGCTGCGCAGCGGGGGAAAGCCGGGCGATCTGGTCGTCGTGACCGGGCGGCTCGGCGGCTCCATCCGCGGGAAGCATCTCACCTTCACCCCCCGTCTGGCCGAGGCCGCCTGGCTGGTGCGCCACCTGCGCCCGTCCGCCATGATGGACCTGTCCGACGGGCTGGCGAAGGACTTGCCACGCCTCGCCGCTGCCAGCGGCTGCGGATTCGAGATCGACCCCGGCGCTCTCCCGGCCAATCGCGGCTGCACCCGCGCGCAGGCGCTGGGGGATGGCGAGGACTACGAGCTGCTCTTCACCGTCCCGCCGCGCCGCTGGCGTGCTGCCGCAGACCAGTGGCCAAAGGGCTTCCCTCCGCTGTCGATCGTCGGCACACTCCGCCCCCCCGGCCAGGGACAGGGCGATGCGCTCACGGGTGGCTGGGACCATTTCTCCCCATGA
- a CDS encoding putative DNA modification/repair radical SAM protein: MDLDQKLSILADAAKYDASCASSGATKRDSLGGTGVGSTGGAGICHSYAPDGRCISLLKILLTNRCLYDCHYCINRRSSNVRRAAFTAEEAVRLTLDFYKRNYIEGLFLSSGIIRSADHTMEQVVNVARTLREVHDFRGYIHLKTIPEASPELIEQAARYADRISINLELPTQQGLDRLAPEKNLGRTKQAMGRIRVKLDDAADRKRGGDRKLRHATGQSTQVIVGADPSTDADFLARSDELYRAYRLRRVYYSAFSPIPEPSSILPPAAPPLMREHRLYQADWLMRYYGFSTSEILTPENPNLDLHLDPKLAWALRNRHEFPLDLQTASRDQMLRIPGLGVKNVDRLLGIRRLTLLRLADLARLRISLPKVRPFIIVADHHPAREGLDTDRLLARLAPKPVQLDLFGHALR; this comes from the coding sequence ATGGATCTCGATCAAAAGCTCTCCATCCTCGCCGACGCCGCGAAGTATGACGCCTCCTGCGCCAGCTCCGGGGCGACGAAGCGCGATTCGCTCGGCGGGACCGGCGTGGGGTCCACCGGCGGCGCGGGCATCTGCCACAGCTACGCGCCGGACGGCCGGTGCATCTCGCTGCTGAAGATCCTCCTGACGAACCGCTGCCTCTACGATTGCCACTACTGCATCAATCGCCGGTCGAGCAACGTGCGGCGCGCCGCCTTCACCGCCGAGGAAGCGGTGCGGCTCACGCTGGATTTCTACAAGCGGAACTACATCGAGGGGCTCTTCCTCAGCTCCGGCATCATCCGCAGCGCCGACCACACGATGGAGCAGGTGGTGAATGTGGCGCGCACTCTGCGGGAGGTGCACGACTTCCGCGGCTACATCCATCTCAAGACGATCCCGGAGGCATCGCCGGAACTCATCGAACAGGCGGCGCGCTATGCCGACCGCATCAGCATCAATCTGGAGCTGCCCACCCAGCAAGGCCTCGACCGGCTCGCGCCGGAAAAGAACCTGGGCCGCACGAAGCAGGCGATGGGCCGCATCCGCGTGAAGCTGGACGATGCCGCGGACCGCAAGCGCGGCGGGGACCGGAAGCTGCGCCATGCGACGGGACAAAGTACGCAGGTCATCGTAGGTGCGGACCCTTCCACGGATGCGGACTTCCTCGCGCGGTCCGACGAGCTCTACCGGGCCTACCGGCTGCGGCGGGTGTATTATTCCGCCTTCAGCCCCATCCCGGAGCCCTCGTCCATCCTGCCGCCCGCGGCCCCGCCGCTGATGCGGGAGCACCGGCTCTACCAGGCGGACTGGCTGATGAGATACTATGGATTTAGTACATCCGAGATCCTCACGCCGGAGAATCCGAACCTGGACCTGCACCTCGACCCGAAGCTCGCGTGGGCACTGCGGAATCGCCACGAATTCCCGCTCGACCTCCAGACAGCATCGCGCGACCAGATGCTGCGCATCCCGGGTCTCGGGGTGAAGAACGTGGACCGCCTGCTCGGCATCCGCCGCCTGACCCTCCTGCGGCTGGCAGACCTCGCGCGGCTGCGCATCTCGCTGCCAAAGGTGCGGCCCTTCATCATCGTGGCAGACCACCACCCCGCGCGCGAGGGACTGGATACCGACCGTCTGCTCGCACGGCTGGCCCCGAAGCCGGTGCAGCTCGATCTCTTCGGCCATGCACTGCGTTGA
- a CDS encoding type II CAAX endopeptidase family protein — translation MGTFLASNLAAIALGPDAIVLGVFALAAVIFLVSWAIRALTGKMEPFSESFPAPPISAEDAALLKPAGDPDSPYAPPGELPPPLPATADPAPAIGSFKVSTAPYRFFDLPLIGMVFLVFMGLTAMNSGGGGEEIPLDKKYTPGVLIASIVFQFIIMGMVLAFVTWRVKIIDWLGLRWRQWPFVFAIAPVTVFFMWCFMGVLFISGWNTWLEKSLGIESMQEAVKVFQEVKDPLVIALMAVTAALVAPLAEEVVFRGYLYPAAKRFCGPAGAILFSSLVFSAAHGHVVALLPLFILAVVLCLLYEFTGSLWACISVHFLFNAATVTIQLLQRSGMLDAQTPS, via the coding sequence ATGGGAACCTTCCTCGCCTCAAATCTCGCCGCCATCGCTCTGGGTCCGGATGCCATCGTCCTCGGGGTCTTCGCGCTAGCGGCCGTCATCTTCCTCGTGAGCTGGGCCATCCGGGCACTGACCGGGAAGATGGAGCCTTTCTCGGAGTCCTTTCCCGCGCCGCCCATTTCGGCGGAGGACGCTGCCCTGCTGAAGCCCGCTGGAGACCCTGACTCCCCCTACGCGCCGCCCGGCGAACTGCCACCGCCGCTGCCCGCCACCGCTGATCCGGCACCCGCCATCGGTTCCTTCAAGGTCAGCACCGCGCCCTACCGGTTCTTCGACCTGCCGCTCATCGGCATGGTCTTCCTCGTTTTCATGGGCCTCACCGCGATGAATAGCGGGGGAGGCGGCGAGGAGATCCCGCTGGACAAGAAATACACGCCTGGCGTGTTGATCGCCTCGATCGTCTTCCAGTTCATCATCATGGGCATGGTGCTCGCCTTCGTCACCTGGCGGGTGAAGATCATCGACTGGCTTGGCCTGCGCTGGCGTCAGTGGCCCTTCGTCTTCGCCATCGCGCCGGTCACCGTGTTCTTCATGTGGTGCTTCATGGGGGTGCTCTTCATCAGCGGGTGGAATACCTGGCTGGAGAAGAGCCTGGGGATCGAGTCCATGCAGGAGGCGGTGAAGGTTTTCCAGGAGGTGAAGGACCCGCTGGTCATCGCCCTCATGGCCGTCACGGCGGCACTCGTCGCTCCTCTCGCGGAGGAGGTTGTCTTCCGCGGCTACCTGTATCCGGCGGCGAAGCGCTTCTGCGGACCTGCGGGGGCGATCCTTTTCTCCTCGTTGGTCTTCTCGGCGGCGCACGGTCACGTGGTGGCGCTGCTGCCGCTCTTCATTTTGGCGGTCGTGCTTTGCCTGCTCTATGAATTCACCGGCTCGCTGTGGGCCTGCATCTCGGTGCATTTCCTCTTCAATGCGGCGACGGTGACCATCCAGCTTCTCCAGCGGTCCGGCATGCTCGACGCCCAGACACCGTCATGA
- a CDS encoding UdgX family uracil-DNA binding protein (This protein belongs to the uracil DNA glycosylase superfamily, members of which act in excision repair of DNA. However, it belongs more specifically to UdgX branch, whose founding member was found to bind uracil in DNA (where it does not belong), without cleaving it, appears to promote DNA repair by a pathway involving RecA, rather than base excision.), whose product MHCVDPGESFTTWRAAARGLVARDVPPAEVIWEAPVTSLFESAPVLAPPVGRGGAPAVPPAFVELAQTVACHADTRRWALLYRLLWRIVKGGERRLMEIASDADVAMARMLAKNVRREIHKMHAFVRFRKIGEAEDGRERFVAWFEPDHYIVEAGAPFFRKRFANMDWSIFTPKGCAHWIAEEFQLTPGVMRNPCDDPDVMEGIWRTYYRSIFNPARLKLKAMQSEMPKRYWKNLPEADLIEELSRQSSGRSQAMIETPLREVKRAPVNAYLDHLRERSAPVEVPEDPADVADLSLTDVNRMVHACRHCPLWEHATGAVTGDGPDNARIMIVGEQPGDREDLEGRPFTGPAGKLLDQALAEAGLDRSGIYVTNAVKHFKWTPRGKLRLHQKPAAGEIEACKPWLLAELSRVAPEIVILLGGTAAGSLLGSGVKVTRHRGVVAAPHVASRVILTVHPSYLLRVDELRKESEYRQFVADLKLAAGGS is encoded by the coding sequence ATGCACTGCGTTGACCCCGGCGAGTCCTTTACCACGTGGCGTGCCGCCGCGCGCGGCCTCGTGGCGCGGGATGTCCCGCCGGCGGAGGTGATCTGGGAAGCGCCGGTGACGAGCCTATTCGAGTCCGCGCCGGTGCTGGCGCCTCCTGTGGGCCGGGGCGGAGCGCCCGCGGTGCCACCCGCCTTCGTGGAGCTGGCGCAGACCGTCGCGTGCCATGCCGACACCCGCCGCTGGGCGCTGCTCTACCGGCTGCTCTGGCGCATTGTGAAAGGCGGCGAGCGGCGGCTGATGGAAATCGCCAGCGATGCCGATGTGGCAATGGCAAGGATGCTCGCGAAGAACGTGCGCCGCGAAATCCACAAGATGCACGCCTTCGTCCGCTTCCGGAAGATCGGCGAGGCGGAGGACGGGCGCGAGCGCTTCGTCGCGTGGTTCGAGCCGGATCACTACATCGTCGAGGCCGGAGCGCCCTTTTTCCGCAAGCGCTTCGCGAACATGGACTGGTCCATCTTCACGCCGAAAGGTTGCGCGCACTGGATCGCGGAGGAATTCCAGCTCACGCCGGGCGTCATGCGGAATCCGTGCGACGACCCCGACGTGATGGAGGGCATCTGGCGGACCTACTACCGCAGCATCTTCAATCCCGCACGGCTGAAGCTGAAAGCGATGCAGTCCGAAATGCCGAAGCGCTATTGGAAGAACCTGCCGGAGGCCGACCTGATCGAGGAACTTTCGCGCCAGAGCTCCGGCCGCAGCCAGGCGATGATCGAGACGCCGCTGCGCGAAGTGAAGCGGGCCCCGGTGAATGCCTACCTCGATCACCTGCGCGAGCGGTCCGCGCCGGTGGAAGTGCCGGAAGATCCCGCTGACGTCGCCGACCTCAGCCTGACGGACGTGAACCGCATGGTCCACGCCTGCCGCCATTGTCCGCTGTGGGAACATGCCACAGGGGCGGTGACGGGCGATGGGCCGGACAATGCGCGCATCATGATCGTGGGCGAGCAACCGGGAGATCGCGAGGACCTGGAAGGCCGCCCCTTCACCGGCCCCGCGGGAAAGCTGCTGGATCAGGCGCTTGCAGAGGCGGGTCTGGATCGCTCCGGCATCTACGTGACGAACGCGGTGAAGCACTTCAAGTGGACGCCGCGGGGGAAGCTGCGGCTGCACCAGAAGCCCGCCGCCGGGGAGATCGAGGCATGCAAGCCGTGGCTGCTCGCGGAGCTGTCGCGGGTCGCGCCGGAGATCGTGATCCTCCTCGGCGGGACAGCGGCCGGATCCCTGCTCGGGTCAGGCGTGAAAGTCACCAGGCATCGCGGGGTCGTCGCCGCGCCTCATGTCGCATCGCGGGTGATCCTCACGGTGCACCCGTCCTATCTCCTGCGGGTGGATGAGCTAAGGAAGGAATCCGAATACCGGCAGTTCGTCGCGGATCTGAAGCTGGCGGCGGGTGGCAGTTAG
- a CDS encoding ketosteroid isomerase-related protein, with the protein MKSLIETYYAAFNSGDREALLELLADDVVHEVNEGEAETGKDAFRAFLGRMDRSYRETVEELEIFTGPENRAAAEFYIRGEYLATDAGLPEAKGQTYHLRVGAFFEARLGKITRVTNYYNLRDWLAQVS; encoded by the coding sequence ATGAAATCGCTGATCGAAACTTACTACGCCGCATTCAATTCCGGCGACCGCGAGGCGCTGTTGGAGCTTCTGGCCGACGATGTCGTCCACGAGGTCAACGAGGGCGAGGCCGAGACCGGCAAGGATGCCTTCCGTGCCTTCCTCGGGCGCATGGACCGCTCCTACCGCGAGACGGTGGAGGAGCTGGAAATCTTCACCGGCCCGGAAAACCGCGCGGCTGCCGAATTCTACATCCGCGGCGAATACCTCGCCACCGATGCCGGTCTGCCGGAAGCGAAGGGCCAGACCTATCACCTGCGCGTGGGTGCCTTCTTCGAGGCCCGCCTCGGCAAGATCACGCGCGTGACGAACTACTATAACCTCCGTGATTGGCTTGCCCAGGTGAGCTGA
- a CDS encoding tetratricopeptide repeat protein — translation MSSGRVLSNLHDAGNPDRLVAEAYRFLGLDPNDLNAHYYLVMGLCDLRQLPAAERHVQQLLHLDPQSVDTHVAAIRFHMVKQQWKKAGRFIEGGLQIAPDFAYFHFAAAIVEAQQYRPAEARKRITRARELAPHDPEIVNLHIRLHAAMETTPRDAWKRLREYESALALDPANSSLHSSIGDVYLEELENPAKAEEHYRMALRAEPGNREYQQDLFHAVARRSLLYCLFSLPSRTFVSIKNGFGVLRDHWWIAIFLLVAMKFVGIFFAWLAVATVLLWPGCKVYEWFVVSELRRGSDTSIPMLSLWLKIRRFPLWLRFGSFLLLSCGIWALLFLLAGVPLDKGFGFVGAFVGVHFVVLLFLRLLRKYEAWSSGRTSGRG, via the coding sequence ATGTCCTCGGGCCGGGTACTGTCGAACCTCCATGATGCGGGAAATCCCGACCGGCTGGTGGCCGAGGCGTATCGCTTCCTCGGTCTGGATCCGAATGACCTGAACGCACACTACTACCTGGTGATGGGCCTGTGCGACCTGCGGCAGCTCCCCGCGGCGGAGCGCCATGTGCAGCAGCTCCTCCATCTGGACCCGCAGTCGGTGGACACCCACGTCGCAGCCATCCGCTTCCATATGGTGAAGCAGCAGTGGAAGAAGGCGGGCCGCTTCATCGAGGGCGGCCTGCAGATCGCGCCGGACTTCGCCTACTTCCACTTCGCCGCCGCCATCGTGGAGGCTCAACAGTATCGCCCGGCCGAGGCGCGGAAGCGCATCACCCGCGCCCGGGAGCTGGCCCCGCACGATCCGGAAATCGTGAACCTCCACATCCGCCTCCATGCCGCGATGGAGACCACCCCGAGGGACGCCTGGAAGCGCCTGCGCGAATACGAGTCCGCACTCGCGCTGGACCCTGCGAACAGCTCGCTGCACAGCAGCATCGGCGATGTTTACCTCGAGGAGCTCGAGAACCCGGCGAAGGCCGAGGAGCACTATCGCATGGCCCTGCGCGCGGAGCCGGGAAATCGCGAATACCAGCAGGACCTCTTCCACGCGGTGGCGCGGCGCAGCCTGCTCTACTGCCTCTTCAGCCTGCCCTCCCGCACGTTTGTCTCGATCAAGAACGGCTTCGGCGTGCTGCGCGACCACTGGTGGATCGCCATCTTCCTGCTGGTGGCCATGAAGTTCGTGGGCATCTTCTTCGCCTGGCTGGCGGTGGCCACGGTGCTGCTGTGGCCGGGCTGCAAGGTGTACGAATGGTTCGTGGTCTCGGAGCTGCGACGCGGCTCGGACACGTCGATCCCGATGCTATCGCTATGGCTGAAGATCCGGCGCTTCCCGCTGTGGCTGCGCTTCGGCTCCTTTCTCCTACTGAGCTGCGGGATCTGGGCGCTGCTCTTCCTCCTCGCGGGCGTGCCCTTGGACAAGGGCTTCGGCTTCGTGGGCGCCTTCGTCGGCGTTCACTTCGTGGTGCTGCTCTTCCTGAGGCTGCTCAGGAAATACGAGGCGTGGAGTTCCGGCCGGACGAGCGGTCGCGGGTAG
- a CDS encoding LamG-like jellyroll fold domain-containing protein, which yields MIRSFILTAALSITAAVSTTLAGITTPQGIWQLNGSFSGTLPSYPALDASTLVSGTDYSFATDGSGYQYLQTQPFISPSQRLIVNHGVAPNGGPGATRVNQWTIVMDVKLDALQPYAGLIHFNPLNNTDVTIYVLSANNITGSLNGGLSATNAISVNTWYRMAITCGNDGNGSGTTMKLYLNGVPNGTPRTTSFDGLFSLQSSFLLFSDNTAGGTELKPAKLGSLGFWAEELSAADIAALGGPVPQGIVLPTPTTIAAASPHAYGANIGWIHAGASYHGVVAGEYAFSGHAYSANCGWINFGSGSPANGIRYSNANGADSGVNHDGAGNLSGLAWGANIGWINFGTDATGAPRPTSDANRPRLDLMTGQFTGYAYGANVGWINLSQLRTETLHSPDTDGDGIADAWEREKFGNLTAANATSDTDGDGISDLDEHIADTNPNDPASRLRIVSQQVSFFPNEGYNRWDATFTSSPRRLYRYQASANLGATPWENATALFPGSQGVTTSAGADVQPSPRNFFRVQAVKPLQP from the coding sequence ATGATCCGCTCCTTCATCCTCACCGCTGCCCTTTCCATCACGGCAGCCGTCTCCACGACCCTGGCCGGGATCACGACGCCGCAGGGGATATGGCAGTTGAATGGGAGCTTCTCAGGCACGCTGCCATCCTACCCGGCGCTCGATGCTTCCACACTGGTGAGCGGCACGGACTACAGCTTCGCCACGGACGGCAGCGGCTACCAGTATCTCCAGACGCAGCCCTTCATCAGCCCGTCCCAGCGCCTCATCGTGAATCACGGCGTGGCCCCGAATGGTGGCCCGGGCGCGACGCGGGTGAACCAGTGGACCATCGTGATGGACGTGAAGCTGGATGCGCTCCAGCCCTACGCCGGACTGATCCACTTCAATCCGCTGAACAACACCGACGTCACCATCTACGTCCTCTCCGCAAACAATATCACCGGCAGCCTGAATGGCGGGCTGAGCGCCACGAATGCCATCTCCGTGAATACCTGGTACCGGATGGCCATCACCTGCGGGAACGATGGCAATGGCAGCGGAACGACCATGAAGCTCTACCTGAATGGCGTGCCGAATGGAACCCCGCGCACCACGTCCTTCGACGGACTTTTCTCGCTGCAGTCGTCCTTCCTGCTTTTCTCCGACAATACGGCGGGAGGCACGGAGCTGAAGCCCGCCAAGCTCGGCTCGCTCGGCTTCTGGGCCGAGGAACTCAGTGCCGCGGACATCGCCGCGCTCGGCGGACCCGTGCCGCAGGGCATCGTGCTGCCCACGCCCACCACCATCGCCGCGGCATCACCGCATGCCTATGGGGCGAATATCGGATGGATCCACGCGGGTGCCTCCTACCATGGCGTGGTGGCGGGCGAATATGCTTTCTCCGGTCACGCTTACTCGGCGAATTGCGGATGGATCAATTTCGGCAGCGGCTCCCCGGCCAATGGCATCCGCTACTCGAATGCGAACGGAGCGGACAGCGGTGTGAACCACGATGGGGCGGGCAATCTCTCCGGCCTCGCATGGGGGGCGAATATCGGCTGGATCAACTTCGGCACCGACGCGACCGGAGCACCCCGGCCGACCAGCGATGCGAACCGGCCACGGCTGGATCTCATGACCGGGCAGTTCACCGGCTACGCGTACGGAGCGAATGTCGGCTGGATCAACCTGTCCCAGCTCAGGACCGAGACGCTGCATTCCCCGGACACCGATGGCGATGGCATCGCCGATGCCTGGGAGCGTGAGAAATTCGGCAATCTCACCGCGGCCAATGCAACGAGCGATACGGATGGCGATGGCATCTCCGACCTCGACGAACACATCGCGGACACAAATCCGAACGACCCCGCCAGCCGCCTGAGGATCGTGAGCCAGCAGGTGAGCTTCTTTCCGAACGAGGGCTATAACCGGTGGGACGCGACCTTCACCAGCTCGCCGCGTCGGCTCTACCGCTACCAGGCCTCCGCAAATCTCGGTGCCACGCCGTGGGAAAACGCGACCGCGCTTTTCCCGGGCTCCCAAGGCGTCACCACATCCGCCGGGGCAGATGTGCAGCCCTCGCCGAGGAATTTCTTCCGTGTGCAAGCCGTGAAACCCCTCCAGCCATGA
- a CDS encoding copper homeostasis protein CutC — protein sequence MLLEICVDSLDSVLACAEAGADRIELCASLTEGGLTPSAGMLVQARDCFPGEIAMMIRPRGGDFVYRPEEIAAMCADIELARDLGADAVVFGCLSPDGSLDLAAIETLVEACEGFPAVFHRAFDVCVDLPAALETLADFGFERILTSGGAPSVMDALDPIAALVQQASDRLDILPGGGIKPEHVAEVIRRTGANQIHLSARSLQQSPMTHRRPEVPMGALTVPGEYERRVADVALITAARAALGG from the coding sequence ATGCTTCTCGAAATCTGCGTCGACTCCCTCGACTCCGTCCTCGCCTGTGCCGAGGCGGGTGCCGACCGCATCGAACTCTGCGCCTCGCTCACCGAAGGCGGCCTCACGCCCAGCGCCGGCATGCTGGTCCAGGCACGCGACTGCTTCCCCGGCGAGATCGCCATGATGATCCGCCCGCGCGGTGGGGACTTCGTTTACCGGCCGGAGGAAATCGCCGCCATGTGCGCGGATATCGAGCTGGCCCGCGACCTCGGCGCGGATGCGGTCGTCTTCGGCTGCCTCTCTCCTGATGGCTCGCTGGACCTCGCCGCGATCGAGACGCTGGTCGAGGCCTGTGAAGGATTTCCCGCCGTCTTCCATCGCGCCTTCGATGTCTGCGTGGACCTGCCTGCCGCGCTGGAGACGCTGGCGGATTTTGGCTTCGAGCGCATCCTGACCAGCGGCGGTGCCCCCTCCGTGATGGATGCCCTCGATCCCATCGCCGCGCTGGTCCAGCAGGCGAGCGACCGCCTCGACATCCTGCCCGGCGGCGGCATCAAGCCGGAGCACGTGGCCGAAGTGATCCGCCGCACCGGTGCGAACCAGATCCACCTCTCCGCCCGCAGCCTGCAGCAGAGCCCCATGACCCACCGCCGCCCGGAGGTCCCGATGGGCGCGCTCACCGTCCCGGGCGAGTACGAGCGCCGCGTGGCGGACGTCGCACTGATCACCGCGGCACGCGCGGCCTTGGGCGGCTGA
- a CDS encoding helix-turn-helix transcriptional regulator — MERLRHSDYRRLLDFVAALQEPIESGTFGEKIVALTAELLPGATIAFDQIRESDNHYTIDHNVPLDLPEQMRMAARIRDLYRENPVYNYIQGGGTGPVVDIADLMPRRRFQKTDFYQDIFRPYGIEHQVNVLLSREGWINALTINRDKAIDGRSKTLLALASRHIRLAHRQACLTDSLRRGGTEESLTPREQEVFRWLREGKRNSEIGIILGCSPRTVDKHVENILRKTGAETRTAAVRMALGE, encoded by the coding sequence ATGGAACGTCTGCGGCATTCCGACTACCGGCGCTTGCTCGACTTTGTCGCAGCACTGCAAGAGCCGATCGAGTCCGGCACCTTCGGCGAAAAGATCGTGGCGCTCACCGCGGAGCTGCTACCCGGGGCCACCATCGCCTTCGACCAGATCCGCGAGTCGGACAATCACTACACCATCGACCACAATGTGCCGCTGGATCTGCCCGAGCAGATGCGGATGGCCGCGCGAATCCGTGACCTGTATCGGGAGAATCCCGTCTATAATTACATCCAAGGCGGCGGCACCGGCCCCGTGGTCGATATCGCGGACCTGATGCCGCGCCGCAGGTTTCAGAAGACGGACTTCTATCAGGACATCTTCCGCCCCTACGGCATCGAGCACCAAGTGAATGTGTTGCTCTCCCGTGAAGGCTGGATCAATGCCCTCACAATCAACCGTGATAAGGCGATCGACGGCCGCTCAAAGACCCTGCTCGCGCTGGCCAGCCGGCACATCCGCCTTGCCCACAGGCAGGCCTGCCTCACGGATAGCCTGCGCCGCGGCGGTACGGAGGAGTCGCTCACGCCGCGCGAGCAGGAAGTTTTCCGCTGGCTCCGCGAAGGGAAACGGAATTCCGAGATCGGCATCATCCTCGGCTGCTCGCCCCGCACCGTGGACAAGCATGTCGAGAATATCCTGCGAAAGACCGGCGCGGAGACGCGGACCGCGGCGGTCCGCATGGCGCTTGGCGAGTGA
- a CDS encoding 3-keto-disaccharide hydrolase, with amino-acid sequence MKSSVLLSLLSVAALHAHAGEKQLFNGKDLTGWEGNPKLWSVEDGAITGKTTDEGETKISHNTFLVWKDGTVGDFELTFKYRIEKGNSGVQYRSKLHEPGPSGPVVGGYQADFEAGKTYSGILYEEKGRGILAKRGEKTEIGDDGKPVVTGNVGDTNDIQAAIKDEQWNDYKIIAKGNHVQHFINGKQTVDVTDKDGKNAPKEGILALQIHAGPAMVVQFKELVLKTE; translated from the coding sequence ATGAAATCGTCCGTTCTCCTTTCGCTCCTGTCCGTCGCCGCGCTCCACGCCCATGCCGGGGAAAAGCAGCTCTTCAATGGCAAGGACCTCACCGGCTGGGAGGGCAATCCCAAGCTGTGGTCCGTGGAAGACGGCGCTATCACCGGCAAGACCACCGACGAGGGCGAGACGAAGATTTCCCACAATACCTTCCTCGTCTGGAAGGACGGCACGGTGGGTGACTTCGAGCTGACCTTCAAATACCGCATCGAGAAGGGGAACAGCGGCGTGCAGTACCGCTCGAAGCTCCACGAGCCCGGCCCCTCCGGCCCGGTCGTCGGCGGATATCAGGCCGATTTCGAGGCGGGGAAGACCTACAGCGGCATCCTCTATGAGGAAAAGGGCCGAGGCATCCTCGCGAAACGAGGCGAGAAGACCGAGATCGGCGACGATGGAAAGCCGGTCGTCACCGGGAATGTCGGCGATACGAACGACATCCAGGCCGCCATCAAGGACGAGCAGTGGAATGACTACAAGATCATCGCGAAGGGGAACCACGTGCAGCACTTCATCAATGGCAAGCAGACCGTGGACGTGACCGACAAGGACGGGAAGAACGCGCCGAAGGAAGGCATCCTCGCCCTGCAGATCCACGCCGGTCCGGCGATGGTCGTGCAGTTCAAGGAGCTGGTGTTGAAGACGGAGTGA